ATTTCTACCCCGAGACAGGCATCACCGTGCCAGAGCGAGCAGCGCCGTCACATCCAAGTGCGTTTCCATATGGTCGGCCAGGCCGTCCAGCGTGCGGTCCACCGCCGCGTCGTAGGAGCGCGCGTCGCTTGCCGTCCCCAGCGCGTTCAGATAGGCCGCCCGGAAGGCATCGTTGCGGAACATCCCATGCAGGTAACTGCCGCTGACCTGTCCGTCCGGACTGACCGCGCCCTCGGGCCGGCCCGCGACGGCGGCGAAGGGCCGGGTCCGATCGGGTCCGTGGCTGCGGCCCATATGGATCTCGTAGCCCTGGAACTCCTGGCCGGTGGCGCAGTGGACGGCCTGCGTCTCGCCCAGGCGCTTGCGCGGCGTCATCTCGGTCTCGATCTCCAACAGGCCCAGCCCCTGCGTCTCGCCCGGCGGTCCCTCGACGCCCTCGGGATCCCGCAGAATCCGACCCAGCATCTGGTAGCCGCCGCAGATGCCCAGGATCCGGCCGCCGCGCCGCCGATGGGCGGCCAGATCCACGTCCCAGCCCTGCGCGCGCAGGAACTCCAGATCGCCACGGGTGGACTTGCTGCCTGGGAGAATCACGAGGTCGGTATCTCCGGGAAGCACGCGGCCGGGCCTCAGCATGGTCAAGGCAACACCCGGTTCCTGGATCAAGGGATCCAGATCGTCGAAGTTGGCGATGCGCGACAGCGCCAGGCAAACCACCTTCAGGCCCTCGCTGCCAGGGCTTTCCGGCAGGTCGAGGGCATCCTCGGCCGGCAGGCGCCAGGCCTCGGGAAAGTGAGGCAGAACGCCGAATCCCGGCCAACCGGTGGAGCGTTCGATGACGCGGTAGCCCTCGTCGAACAAGCGCGGATCGCCGCGAAAGCGATTGATCAGAAACCCGGCGACGGTGGCGGCATCGGCCGGATCGATCACCGCCTGCGTGCCGACCAGTTGCGCGATCACGCCGCCCCGCTCGATGTCCCCGGCCAGGATCACCGGCACGCCGGCGGCGCGCGCAAACCCCATGTTGGCGATGTCGCCTTGGCGCAGATTGACCTCGGCCGGGCTGCCGGCGCCTTCGACCACGACCAGATCGTATTCGTCCTTCATGCGTGCAAAGCTCGCGAGCACCTGCTCCAGCAGCCGGGGCTTGAGGGCCGCGTAGTCGCGCGCGAGCACGTTCGTCACCCGTTGTCCCAGGACCACGACCTGGGCCCCCACGTCGGTTTCCGGCTTGAGCAGGACCGGATTCATGTCGACCCGAGGCTGCAGGCCGCTGGCGAGCGCCTGCAGGGCCTGGGCACGCCCGATCTCGCCGCCCTCGACCGTCACCGCGGCATTGTTCGACATGTTCTGAGGCTTGAAGGGAGCGACTCGCACTCCGCGCCGCCGCGCGGCGCGGCAGAGCCCGGCGACCAGCAGCGACTTGCCGACGTTCGAGCCGGTCCCCTGGATCATCAAGGCCCGCGCCACGCCCGGACTCACTCGGCGCGGCGGGAGAGGGCGCCGGCATGCGCGGCGGACGGTCGAGGAGAGTCCCGCACCGTCAGAACTCCACGCCGGGCTGGGCCTTGATGCCGGCGCGAAAGGGGTGCTTCACGAGGGTCATCTCGGTGACCAGGTCCGCAATCTCGATCACCTGCGGCTTGGCGTTGCGGCCGGTCAGAACGACGTGGGTCATCTCCGGCCTCTCTCGTGTCAGGAATGCGACGACCTCGCCGGTATCCAGGTAGTCGTAGCGCAGGGCGATGTTGATCTCGTCCAGCAGGACCATGCGAACGGCGGGGTCGCGGATCAAGGTCTTCGCGGCCTCCCAACCCGCCCGGGCGGCGGCGATGTCCCGGTCGCGATCCTGGGTTTCCCAGGTGAAGCCCTCGCCGGAGACGATGAAGCGACACTGATCCGCGAAGTTCTGGCGCAGAAAATCGCGTTCGCCCGTGGCCCAGGTTCCCTTGATGAACTGTACGACCGCGCAGGGCATGTCGTGCGCGATACAGCGCATGATCATGCCGAAGCCGGAGGAGGACTTGCCCTTGCCGGCGCCGGTATGGACGATGATCAGCCCTTTTTCCTCGGTCTTGCTTTCCATCATCCGGTCACGGGCGGCCTTGATCTTCTTCATTCTTTGCCGGTGATGCGCGTTCACGTCGTCCATGGCGGCCTCTCCCGTGCTTGACAAGACAGTGTCTTATCACGCATTGCAGGAGGTGCTGGTGCCTGTCAACGACAGGTGAAAAGGGAATGCGACAGAGTCCACCTCAGGGTGACTCAAGCGCAGCCGCCCCCGCGACCGTGACCGGAGAGGTCGCCCACTGCCACTGGCCGAAGATGGCTGGGAAGGCTGGGTGACCGCCGGGGCCGAAAGGCCCCGATATCCGCAAGCCGGGAGACCTGCCAGCACGATACGACGTGAACCGGACGGGGTGTTCCGGTGACGGGTCCGGCGTTCGCTTTACCCGCCATCCGCCCTCGTCCCTTTTTGGAAGGGACGAAAGATGATCGACAGGCAGTCAAGGCACGGCGTCTGCGGCTTGGCGCTGCGCCAATGAGCGGACCTATCGAACTCCTGGTCTGCACGACCTGCCGGCGTGGTCAACCGCTGGAGACGGACAGGCCCGTCGCGGGCGCCCTCCTTCATAGCGCTCTGGCCGACCGGACTTTGCCGCAGGATATCGACCTGCGCGCCGTGGAGTGTCTGTCGAACTGTTCGCAAGGCTGTTCGATCGTGCTGCGCGGCAGGGGCCGCTGGACCTACGTCTACGGCAACCTCGACGAAACGCACGATATCGACGGGATCGTCGATGGCGCCGCGCGCTATCTCGCGACGCCCGATGGCATCGTGCCTTGGCGCGAGCGCCCTGCGAAATTCCGCAAGAACTGCATTGCCCGCATCCCGCCCTTGGAGATCGCAGATGACTGATCTGTCGAAACTGCCCGTCACGGTGGTCACCGGTTTCCTCGGGTCCGGGAAAACAACCCTGATCCGCCACCTGCTGCAGAACCCCGGCGGCAAACGTCTGGCCGTGGTGGTCAACGAGTTCGGCGATGTCGGCGTCGACGGCGAGATCCTGAAGTCCTGCGCCGTCCCGGACTGCCCGGCCGAGAACATCGTGGAACTGGCCAACGGCTGCATCTGCTGCACCGTCGCGGACGACTTCATTCCGACCATCGAAGCCTTGATGGCGCTGGATCCGCGTCCCGACCATATCCTGATCGAGACCTCGGGCCTGGCTCTGCCTAAGCCGCTGCTCAAGGCCTTCGACTGGCCCGACATCAAGTCACGCATAACGGTCGACGGCGTGATCGCGCTGGCCGATGCCGAAGCGGTGGCCGCCGGCCGTTTCGCGCCCAATACCGCGGCCGTCGAGGCTCAGCGCCGGGCCGACGACAGCCTGGATCACGAAACACCCTTGTCCGAAGTCTTCGAGGATCAAATCGCCTGCGCCGATATCGTGCTTCTGACCAAGCCGGACTTGGCGGGAGAAGCCGGGATCGCCCGCGCGCGCGACGCCATCGCGGCGGAGACGCCGCGTCGTCTGCCGATGATCGAGGTGGCGGAGGGCAGCGTCGACCCGCGCATCGTTCTGGGCCTGGGCGCCGCCGCCGAGAACGATCTGGACGCGCGCCCGTCGCATCACGACTCGCCCGATGGCGACGATCACGACCACGAAGAGTTCGAGAGCCTGATCGTCGATCTGCCGGAGCAGTCGGACCCGCTCGCCCTGGCGGCGCGGATCGAGGCGCTGGCCGAGCGGCAGGACATCCTGCGGGTCAAAGGCTACGCCGTCGTCTCTGGAAAGCCTCTGCGCCTGTTGGTCCAGGCGGTCGGCGCGCGCGTGCGGACCCAGTACGACCGGCCCTGGCGGCCGGACGAGGCCCGGCAGGGCCGCCTGGTGGTGATTGCCGAACACGATACGCTCGATGAAAAGGCGGTCCGTACGGCGCTGACGGACTGACTCCGGACGATGCATGTCATCTTTCGCGAAAGCCACGGTCTGGAAGAAACGGAGACGCCTGTCGATCTGGGCCAGAGCCCGGCCGACCTGGTGGTGCTCTCCTTCTCCGACAGCGACCTGGGCGCCTTCGCGGCGGGATGGCATCTGGCGCGGCGGGCCGGTGGCGAGAGGCTGCCGAGCCTGAGGCTCGGCAGTCTGGCGGCCCTGAAGCATCCTCTCTCGTTCGACACCTACGCGGAGCGGACGCTCCACGGCGCCCGAGGCATTCTGATCCGTTTGATCGGCGGCGCGTCCTACTGGAGTTATGGCCTTCAGCAGATAGAGAGTCTGGCCCGCAAACGGGGCATCGCGCTGGCGGTCCTGCCGGCCGACGGGCGCCCCGACCCGCAGCTCGAGGCCGCCTCGACCCTGCCGGCCTCGACGCTGCATCGCCTGACGCAGCTCTGCGACGGCGGCGGCGCCGTCGCGGCCCAGGCGGCGCTCGCGCAGTTGGCCCTCGCCGCCGGTCTCTATGCCGCTCCGGTCATCGGAGCCAAGACCCTGCCGACGGTCGGTGCCTGGACGCCGGAGCTGGGCAACTGCTGCCCCTTCGCCCTTTTCGACCCCGCAAAGCGGCGGCCGCGCGTGCTGGTCACCTTCTACCGTGCCTACCTGGCGGCTGCCGACCTGGACCCTTTGGAGACGCTCTTCGCCGCACTGCGCCGTCGCGGCTTCGACGTGGCCGGACTCTTCGCGCCCTCCCTGAAGGCTCCGGAGGCCGCCGGCTGGCTGGCCCGCCACGTCGCGGGCGCCGGTCCGGTTGCGGTCGTCAACGTCACGGCCTTCTCGGGACGCGGGGACGACGGCGCCTCTCCCCTGGACGCGGCCGGCGTACCGGTGTTTCAGATCGCGCTGGCCACCTCCAGCGAGGCGGCTTGGGCTGCGGCCGAACGCGGTCTGTCCCCCGCCGATCTGGCCATGCACGTGGTGCTGCCCGAGGTCGACGGACGGATCTTCGCCGGCGTCGCCTCCTTCAAGGAACCCGGCAGGCGCGATCCGCAGTTGGAGTTCGCCCGCTACAGCCATCGCGCGCAGCCCGACCGGATCGAGGCGATCGCCGCCAGGGTCGCCGCCTGGGCCCGCTTGCGGGAAAAGCCGGTGGCGGCAAAACACCTGGCGCTGGTTCTCTCGACCTATCCCGGCAAGGACTGGCAGATGGCCCATGCCGTGGGGCTCGACGCGCTCGGCTCGGCGGAGGCCATGCTGGAAGATCTCGCGGCGCAAGGCTATGCGGTGGCGGGCGGGGGACCTCTTTCCCAAACGCTGCGCGAAGACCGCCTGTCCTGGCCGTTGGAGTCCTACCGCGAGGCTCTGCCGACTCTGCCGGAGTCTCTTCGGCAGGCGCTGCATAAGGCCTGGGGCGCTCCCGAAGCCGATCCTGACTGTCACGACGGGGCCTTTCACTTCGCCGCGACCCGGCGCGGGGCCGCGCTGGTCGCCCTGCAGCCCGAGCGCGGCACCCCGGGACGACGTGATGACGACTATCACGACCTCTCGCGCGTGCCGCGCCACGCCTACGTCGCCTTCTACCTCTTCCTCCGCCAAGCCTTTGACTGCGACGCGCTGATCCACATCGGCGCTCATGGCACGCTGGAATGGCTGCCCGGCAAGGCCGTCGCGCTTTCGGAGGGCTGCTGGCCCGAGGCTCTGATCGGGGATCTGCCCGTCATCTATCCCTTCATCGTCAACGATCCCGGCGAGGCCGCTCAGGCCAAGCGCCGAATCGCTGCCGTCACCCTGGGCCACGTCCCTCCGCCCTTGCGTCGGAGCGCGACGCCGGAACGCCTGGCGCGGCTGGAAACGTTGTTGGACGAGTTTTCCAACGCGGACGGCCTGGACCCCAGGCGACGCGACCGCCTTCAGAACGACATTCGCGAAGAAGCGCGGTCGCTGGGCGTCGAAGCCGACCTTGGGTTGGACGCCGCCGCCTGTCCCGCCGAGGCGATCGGCCGGATCGACCGCTTCGTCTGCGATATCAAGGACAGCCAGTTCGGCGACGGTCTGCATGTCTACGGTCGCGCACCCGAGGCCGAAGCCGGTTTCGCCACGGCGGACTCCGTCGCCGGCGAACGCGCCGCCCTGACCGATGCACTGGCCGGTCGCCGGATTGCGGCCGGCCCCTCGGGATCCCCGTACCGTGGCCGCAGCGACGTGTTGCCCACGGGCCGCAACCTCTTCACCACCGACCCGCGGGCGGTCCCGACCCGCTCCGCCCATGCGCAGGGCCTGCGCCTCGCGGAGGAGCTGCTGCGCCGTCATCTGCAGGAGGAAGGCGACTGGCCGCGCGATCTGGTGATCGACCTATGGGGCTCCGCCACCATGCGCACGGCGGGCGAGGAATTTGCGATGGCGCTGCATCTGCTCGGGGCGAAGCCGATTTGGGACGAAGGATCGGAGCGGGTGAGCGGCGTCGAGATCTTGCCCCTGATGCTGCTGGACCGGCCGCGCATCGACGTGACGCTCAGGGTCTCCGGTCTGTTTCGCGATGTCTTCCCGACGCTCTCCGCACTCTTCGCCCAAGCGGTGCGCGCAGTCTGCGCCCGCGACGAGGCTCCGGACTGGAACCCCTATGCCGGCCGGCAGCCGGAGCCGCGTGTCTACGGCCCGGCACCGGGCAGCTACGGTCTCGGCCTGGGCGCGGCCGCCGAGGACTATACGCCCGAAGGACGGCTGGCGGCGGGCGAGGCCTGGCTCGCGGCCAGCGCCTGGGCTCTGGAGGGCGAGCGCGCGACCCGCGACCCGGAGGGCCTTGCCGCGCGCGTGGCCGGCGCCGAAGCCTTCGTGCACCCGCAGGACCTTCCGGAAACCGACCTGCTGCTGGCCGCCGACTATGCCGCCCACCAGGCCGGTTTCGCCGCCGCCCAGGCCCTGACCGGCGGCCGGGCCAGGCTGTACCATCTGGACACTAGCGATCCTGACAGACCACGCGCGCGTCACCTGCGCGAAGAGGTGGCACGGGTGGTCCGGGCACGCGCCGCCAACCCGGAGTGGCTGGCCGGCATGCGCCGTCACGGTTTTCGCGGTGCCGCCGAGATCGCCGCGACGCTGGATCACCTGGCGGCCTTCGCCCACCTGGCCGGCGTCGTCGCACCTCAGCTTTTCGACCTCTACCACGACGCCACGCTGGGTGACCCGGTGGTCCGCGATTTCCTGGCGCGGGAAAACCCGGGTGCCCTTGCGGCGATGGAAGGCCGTTTCGCCGCACTGCACGCGGCCGGACTCTGGCAAACCCGGCGCAACTCCATTGTCGCTTCGCTGGAGCGGACGGCATGATCCGGCCGGTAGGAAAGGGCCACTGTCCCGGCGCCTACAACCCGATGGACTCGGGGGACGGACTGCTGGTGCGCGTGCGGCCGCATCTCGGCCACCTGGAGGCGAAGCAGGCGTTCGGCCTCGCGGAAGCGGCCCGGCGCCACGGCAACGGCGTGATCGACTTGACCAGCCGTGCCAACCTCCAGATCCGGGGGGTGCGCGCCGCCAGCCACCCGGCTTTGCTGCGTGATCTCGATGGTTTGGGACTGCTTGACGCCCATCCGATGCTGGAGTCTCGGCGCAATCTGGTGGTGACGCCGCTTTGGCGCGACGGCGACGAGACCCTGCGCATCGCCGAAGCCCTGACCGCGCGCCTGCCGGAGTTGCCGGACTTGCCGCCCAAGTTCGGCTTTGCGGTGGATGCCGGTCTTCGGCCGCTCCTGAGCGGAGTGTCCGCGGACATTCGCGTCGAGCGCGCAGCGGGCGGCCCGGACGCGGGTCTCGTCGTCCGGGCCGACGGGGCACCGCAAGGTCAGCTGGTCGGTCTTGAACGGGCGGTGCCGGCCATCATCGCCCTGGCTCGTTGGTTTGCCGACAGCGGAGGAGCGGAGGCCGGCCGCATGGC
This genomic window from Algihabitans albus contains:
- a CDS encoding DUF1636 family protein; this encodes MSGPIELLVCTTCRRGQPLETDRPVAGALLHSALADRTLPQDIDLRAVECLSNCSQGCSIVLRGRGRWTYVYGNLDETHDIDGIVDGAARYLATPDGIVPWRERPAKFRKNCIARIPPLEIADD
- the cobO gene encoding cob(I)yrinic acid a,c-diamide adenosyltransferase, giving the protein MDDVNAHHRQRMKKIKAARDRMMESKTEEKGLIIVHTGAGKGKSSSGFGMIMRCIAHDMPCAVVQFIKGTWATGERDFLRQNFADQCRFIVSGEGFTWETQDRDRDIAAARAGWEAAKTLIRDPAVRMVLLDEINIALRYDYLDTGEVVAFLTRERPEMTHVVLTGRNAKPQVIEIADLVTEMTLVKHPFRAGIKAQPGVEF
- a CDS encoding cobyric acid synthase — translated: MIQGTGSNVGKSLLVAGLCRAARRRGVRVAPFKPQNMSNNAAVTVEGGEIGRAQALQALASGLQPRVDMNPVLLKPETDVGAQVVVLGQRVTNVLARDYAALKPRLLEQVLASFARMKDEYDLVVVEGAGSPAEVNLRQGDIANMGFARAAGVPVILAGDIERGGVIAQLVGTQAVIDPADAATVAGFLINRFRGDPRLFDEGYRVIERSTGWPGFGVLPHFPEAWRLPAEDALDLPESPGSEGLKVVCLALSRIANFDDLDPLIQEPGVALTMLRPGRVLPGDTDLVILPGSKSTRGDLEFLRAQGWDVDLAAHRRRGGRILGICGGYQMLGRILRDPEGVEGPPGETQGLGLLEIETEMTPRKRLGETQAVHCATGQEFQGYEIHMGRSHGPDRTRPFAAVAGRPEGAVSPDGQVSGSYLHGMFRNDAFRAAYLNALGTASDARSYDAAVDRTLDGLADHMETHLDVTALLALAR
- the cobW gene encoding cobalamin biosynthesis protein CobW is translated as MTDLSKLPVTVVTGFLGSGKTTLIRHLLQNPGGKRLAVVVNEFGDVGVDGEILKSCAVPDCPAENIVELANGCICCTVADDFIPTIEALMALDPRPDHILIETSGLALPKPLLKAFDWPDIKSRITVDGVIALADAEAVAAGRFAPNTAAVEAQRRADDSLDHETPLSEVFEDQIACADIVLLTKPDLAGEAGIARARDAIAAETPRRLPMIEVAEGSVDPRIVLGLGAAAENDLDARPSHHDSPDGDDHDHEEFESLIVDLPEQSDPLALAARIEALAERQDILRVKGYAVVSGKPLRLLVQAVGARVRTQYDRPWRPDEARQGRLVVIAEHDTLDEKAVRTALTD
- the cobN gene encoding cobaltochelatase subunit CobN, with product MHVIFRESHGLEETETPVDLGQSPADLVVLSFSDSDLGAFAAGWHLARRAGGERLPSLRLGSLAALKHPLSFDTYAERTLHGARGILIRLIGGASYWSYGLQQIESLARKRGIALAVLPADGRPDPQLEAASTLPASTLHRLTQLCDGGGAVAAQAALAQLALAAGLYAAPVIGAKTLPTVGAWTPELGNCCPFALFDPAKRRPRVLVTFYRAYLAAADLDPLETLFAALRRRGFDVAGLFAPSLKAPEAAGWLARHVAGAGPVAVVNVTAFSGRGDDGASPLDAAGVPVFQIALATSSEAAWAAAERGLSPADLAMHVVLPEVDGRIFAGVASFKEPGRRDPQLEFARYSHRAQPDRIEAIAARVAAWARLREKPVAAKHLALVLSTYPGKDWQMAHAVGLDALGSAEAMLEDLAAQGYAVAGGGPLSQTLREDRLSWPLESYREALPTLPESLRQALHKAWGAPEADPDCHDGAFHFAATRRGAALVALQPERGTPGRRDDDYHDLSRVPRHAYVAFYLFLRQAFDCDALIHIGAHGTLEWLPGKAVALSEGCWPEALIGDLPVIYPFIVNDPGEAAQAKRRIAAVTLGHVPPPLRRSATPERLARLETLLDEFSNADGLDPRRRDRLQNDIREEARSLGVEADLGLDAAACPAEAIGRIDRFVCDIKDSQFGDGLHVYGRAPEAEAGFATADSVAGERAALTDALAGRRIAAGPSGSPYRGRSDVLPTGRNLFTTDPRAVPTRSAHAQGLRLAEELLRRHLQEEGDWPRDLVIDLWGSATMRTAGEEFAMALHLLGAKPIWDEGSERVSGVEILPLMLLDRPRIDVTLRVSGLFRDVFPTLSALFAQAVRAVCARDEAPDWNPYAGRQPEPRVYGPAPGSYGLGLGAAAEDYTPEGRLAAGEAWLAASAWALEGERATRDPEGLAARVAGAEAFVHPQDLPETDLLLAADYAAHQAGFAAAQALTGGRARLYHLDTSDPDRPRARHLREEVARVVRARAANPEWLAGMRRHGFRGAAEIAATLDHLAAFAHLAGVVAPQLFDLYHDATLGDPVVRDFLARENPGALAAMEGRFAALHAAGLWQTRRNSIVASLERTA
- the cobG gene encoding precorrin-3B synthase; its protein translation is MIRPVGKGHCPGAYNPMDSGDGLLVRVRPHLGHLEAKQAFGLAEAARRHGNGVIDLTSRANLQIRGVRAASHPALLRDLDGLGLLDAHPMLESRRNLVVTPLWRDGDETLRIAEALTARLPELPDLPPKFGFAVDAGLRPLLSGVSADIRVERAAGGPDAGLVVRADGAPQGQLVGLERAVPAIIALARWFADSGGAEAGRMARHLRHRRLPDGLAQRSAAPPAPPLEPGSLQLAAGGLGFAYGVPFGQIPAAALDKLLQRSGAAALRVTPWRVLLLEAARPVQVAPFIERSGDPLMTVDACPGAPACASATVDTRALAQSLAAEWGSSRAGRRLHVSGCAKGCARPRSAAVTLVGRDGAFDLVRDGCAWDAPEERGLTPGSLLERHGVL